TCCTGCCTGCGGTTGTGGTGCGGGGAGTTGCGGATGCAGCAGATGTTGTGATTTCGCCGCAATTTGTTGGAAAACGGTCCGCAAGCCGTCATAATGACAACTCAGTTTCTGTGCACCCCTGGGGGGCGGGTTTGGTTTCCAGCCCCGGGGGCGCCTTGGTGAGCGGGTACGGTTTTGTCCAACGTGTCTCCGGCAGAGCATCAGGGTCCTGACGGCCCGTCCGCACCGGCAATGCCGACCACATCGGCGTTTCTGGCATCGCTGGCCGAAAGCCTCATGCACCAGGCGTCCTTCGCGTTGGTCTATGCCGACGCCGGGCGGCGCTGCCTGTTCGCGAACCCTGTATTCGCCGCCGTTTTGCGGACGTCGCCCGAAGCCTTGGTGGGGCGGCCGCTGGCCGAATTCGACCATCCCCTGGCGCGCGCCGTGGCGCAGGCGCTGGAGCGCTCCGGCCAGACCGGGGAGGCCGCCCCGGTCGATTGCGAGGTCGAGCGGTCGGACGGCGGGCGCGGCGTGCTGACCGGCTGCGTCCTGCCCCATCGCACCGGCGATGGGGCCCACGGCTTCCTCGGCCTGTTCCAGGACGTGACCGACCCGGCCCGCATCGCCGATTTCGTCCTGCGCCGCGACCCCTTCGTGACGACGCTGCTCGACGCGGCGGTGGATGGCGTGGTGGTGGCGGACCGCCACGGCATCATCCGCACGGTCAACCGCTCCTGCCGCGACCTGTTCGGCTACGACGAGGAGGAGTTGATCGGGCGGAACGTCTCCGTCCTGATGCCGCCGCCCTTCTCCCGCGACCACGACAAGTACATCGGCAGCTATCTGGAGACGGAGCGCGCCAAGATCATCGGCATCGGGCGCGACGCGCTGGGCCGGCGCAAGGACGGCGCGGTGTTCCCGATCCATCTCAGCGTCGGACAGGCCCGCCTGGCGCGCGACGTCGTCTTCGTCGGCATCATCCGCGACATCTCCGAGCGGCTGGCGGCGGAGCAGCGGGCGACCTATCTCGCCCGGCACGACCCGCTGACCGGCGTGCTGACCCGCACCGCCTTCCTGGAGGAGTGCGAGGCCGTGCTGGCCGCGCCCTTCCCCGGCCAGGAAGGGGGCCTCTTCGCGCTCTACGCGCTCGACGTCGACCAGTTCAGCGACATCAACGAGGCGTTCGGCTTCCATGTCGGCGACGCCGCGTTGAAGGCGATGGTCAGCCGGGTGACGGAGGTGCTGCCGCAGCAGACCTACGTCTGCCGCATCGCCGCCGACGAGTTCGCCGCCCTGTCCCGCGTCGAGAGCGCCGAGCAGGCGGAGACGCTGGCCGATCTGCTGCATGACCGGCTGACCGCCTCCATCTACGCCGACCGCCATTGGGTGCGGCTGCGGCTGTCCATCGGCGCCGCGGTGCAGGACGCCGACATCCGCACGCTGGAGGAGCTGAACGCCAAGGCCAAGCTGGCGCTTCAGGCCGCCCAGCACAACGGCGGCAACGCCGTTTGCTTCTACACCCCGGAAATGGCCGCGGCGGCGACCCGGCGCATGTTCCTGACCATGCATCTCGCCCACGCCATCGAGCGGAACGAGCTGCACATGGCCTACCAACCCATCGTGGAGGCCCGTTCCGGCCGGATCGTGGGGGCGGAGGCGCTGCTGCGCTGGAACCAGCACACGCTGGGTCCCGTCTCCCCGGGCGAGTTCATTCCGGTCGCCGAGGAAAGCGGCCTGATCGTTCCCATCACCGACTGGGTGCTGACCGCCGTCGTCGATCAGATGGCCGTGTGGGAGAAGGCGGGCACCCTGCCCAAGCAGATCTTCATCAACATTTCCGGTCCGCAGTTCCTGCGCGGCAACCTCAGCGCCCGCCTCGAGGAGCTGTTGGGCCGCCATCCGGAGCTGCGCGGGCGACTGGGGCTGGAGATCACCGAGCAGGCGGCGGTGCGCGATCTGAAGGCCGCGGTGCAGACCCTGACGGAACTGGAGGCCATCGACGTCCAGGTGGCGATCGACGATTTCGGGTCGGGCTACTCGTCGCTCAGCTACGTGCAGCAGCTTCCGGTGTCGAAGCTGAAGATCGACCGAGCCTTCATGGCGGACATTCCGGACAACCTGAAGAACGGGGCGCTGGTCCGCGCCGCGGTCGGCATGGCGCACGGGCTCGGCCTCGTCACCGTGGCCGAAGGGGTCGAGACGGAGGAGCAGCGGGACTTCCTGGTCTCCGTCGGCTGCGACCTGCTCCAGGGCTATCTGTTCGGCCGCCCGGCCGCCCCGGACGCCTTCGCGGCGATGATCCGCGCCCAGCAGCCCGCGATGGCCTGAACGTCCGCCTGAACGTCCGCCTGAATGCTCGTCGGCGGCGGCCGGAAGGGCGTCATCCCTCCAGCCGTTCCGGTTCCTTCCCGGTCAGGGCGGGCGCGTCCATCACGGGGGCGGGCAGGCGCTCGCGGCGGGTTTCCCGGCGCTGCCAGCGGCGGAAGGAACGTTTCGACCACCAGGATCGGACCGTCTGCCAGAGCCGTTCCGGCCCCTGGAACAGCGGCACGCGGGGCTTGTCCATGGCCGAGGGCTCCAGCGCGAGGCCGACCGAGGTGATCTGCCCCTCCTGCATGTCGCGGACGATCAACTCCACCCCGCCCATGCGCATCCGGTCGCCCAACTCGCAATTGCCGCCGAACTCGTTGCGCAGCAGATCGCGCAACGACCGCTGGGCGTTGGCCAGCGACAGGGGCAGGCCGTACATCTCGGCGATCTGCTCGACCGTCGCGTCGGGGTTCAGCGCCAGATCGCCGTAGAAGGCGCGGTCGTCCTGATCCAGCGGGCGGCTCTCGGCGAACAGCTTGTCGATCAGCGGCAACTGGCTGGGCGGGGTGAACAGATAGACCATGTCCCCGGCCTGGAGCGTCCGCGCCTTGTGCAGCGGCACCACGCGTCCGTCGCGGATGACCAGGGAGGGGCGGGCGAAGCGCGGCGTGCGCTGGCCGCGGGCGGCGGGGCTCTTGGGGTGGACGGTGTAGGCGACCATCTCCTGGTCGGCGCCGCCGGGCAGTTCCAGCTCGAACCGCTCGACCGGGCCGCGCCGCGGCGGGACGATCAGCTTCAGCCAGCGCGCCATCGGGCCGATGGTCCAGCCTTGCACCGCCAGGGACACGATCACCACCAGGAAGGCCGTGTTGAAGATCACCTGACCGCCCGGCAGGTCGCCCAGGATCGGCACGAGCGCCAGCAGCATCGACACCGCGCCGCGCAGCCCGACCCAGGCCATGAAGGTCTTCTCGTTGGCCGAGAAGCGGAAGGGCAGCAGGCACAGCCACACCGCCAGCGGGCGCGCCAGCAGGATCAGCAGGACGGCCAGGGCGAGGGCGGGCAGGGCGATCGCCCCGAAGTCGTGCGGGGTGGCGAACAGGCCCAGCATGACGAACATGACGATCTGGCTGAGCCAGGTCAGACCCGAGTGGAACTGCCGCAGGCCCAGCGCCCCGCGCAGCTTCACATTGCCCGCGACGAGGCCGGCGGCGTAGACGGCCAGGAAGCCGCTGCCCCCCAGCTCGTTCGTGCCGGCGAACAGGAACAGGGCGAAGGCCAGGGTGACCACCGGGTTCAGGCCGGGGTCGAGGCGGGCCTTGTTGATGAAGGCGGCCAGCCCGGCCCCGCCCAGGACGCCCAGCACCGCCCCGCCGGCGATCTGCTTGACCAGGAAGCCGGCCAGCTCCAGCGGCGTTCCCCAGCCGTGCAGGGCCGCTTCCACCAGCATGGCGGTCAGCAGGATGGCCGTCGGGTCGTTGCTGCCGGACTCGATTTCCAATGTCGAGCGCACGCGGTCGCGGATGGTGATGCCGCCGACCCGCAGCAGGAAGAAGACCGCCGCCGCGTCGGTGGAACTGACCGCCGCGCCGACCAGGAAGGATTCGATCCAGGGCAGGCCCAGCAGACCATGCGCGGCGACGCCGATGACCCCGGAGGTGATGGCGACCCCGAAGGTGGCGAGGCTGAGCGCCGGCCACGCGGCGGCGCGGTAGCTCGACAGCTTGGTGTCCAGCCCGCTTTCGAAGAGGATCACGGCGAGCGCGATGGAGCCGATCAGAAAGGCGCTGTCCGCGTCGTTGAAGCTGATGCCCCCGACGCCATCGATCCCGGCGAACAGACCGACGCCCAGGAAGATCAGCAGCAGCGGCGTGCCGATCCGCAGCGCCAGATAGCTGGTCAGGATGCTGACGATCAGCAGCGACGACCCGATCAGGATGATGGTGCTCGCCGTCTCCATAGTCCTCGCGCCGGAATGGGAGTGATGCCGCCTTCGCGGTCATCCGATTTTGGCAATTCTTGGGCACGAGTGCAACGCAGCGGCCAAAATTTCCCAATGTTCCTAAAATAATACAGAAATGTCTCCCGCAATGCAGCATTGCGGCGGGCTACAATCCTTCCGGGTTAATGCAACGGGCGAGGGGCATTTCATGTTTCGTATACGGCGTATTCCGGCACCACCCCTCATCTCCCTGCCCCTCGTCTCCCTGCCCCTCGCTCTCCTGACGCTTGTCCTGTCCTCCGCCGCCGCGACGGCGGGAGCCTTGCCCGACCTGGACCGCACGGCGGCGGGCGGCGGTGCCACGCCGATCCGGTTCGACAAGAAGGCCATCGACCTCGGCGGTTGGGGCGCCCTGGAGGTCGGCCAGACGGAAAGCGCGTCGCGCCGGATGGTGGTGACCACGCCGGTGCGCGACCAGTGGTTCTCCGACCCGGTCTTCATGAACGACGGCGCCTTCGGCGGTCCGGACGCGCGGGCGACCTATTATTCGCCGGGCCTGCACGGCTTCAACATCGGGCTCGGCTACACCCCCGTGCGGACGGAGCTTGGCGCGGCCGACCCGCTCGCCCGTCATGTGGTGGAAGGCGTGGTGCGGCACGACGGGCGGCTGGGCAAGGCCCGCCTGCGCATCACCGCGGGGGCGGGCAAGGCCGCCGTGGCCAAGGACCGCGGCACGCCCCGCCGGTCCTGGGTGGTCGGCGGTCAGGTGACGCTGCCCGGCGTGACGGTCGGCGCCGGCTATCGCGAGCAGTTGCCCGACGGCGGCGCGGCGCGGCGGACGCTCAACGCCGGCCTCTATCTGGAGCAGGGCACGCCGCTGCGGGGCTGGACGGTCATGGGGCGGCTGGCCCACACGCAGGTCGGCACGGAGGCCCCGCAGGAGGCCTGGTCCACGGGCCTGCGGTTCCGCATGTCGCCGAAGGTCAGCGTCACCGCCGATCTGGGCACCATGACCTACGGCGGGGACCCGTCCGACAGCACGATGCTGCGCGTCGGCACCCGCGTTCTGTTCTGAATCGGTGCCCGAACGGGCCTGATATCCCTCTTTCGCCGTTATCCAAGGGTGGTTTCCCGACGGAATTGCGGTGTCGTGGAAGCAAATGGCCTTCTCGCCTGTTTACAGAAGCGAGATGCACCACAAGGAGGGTTTGGACATGTCTCGTTTGCGCCTGATCGGGACCGCCATTGCGCTGTTGACGCTCGCGGCCTGTTCGACCGGCGGCGTCGTGGGCGGCACGGCTGGCGCCGCCGGTGGCTACGCGGTGGACGGCAAGCGTGGCGCGATCATCGGTGGCCTGGGCGGCGCGGCTCTGGGCACGGCCCTGGATCGCTGACCGGACGCGACGGACACGTTCCGTTGCCGATGACGACAAGCGCGTCGCGCCGACCGGGCGCGGCGCGCTTTCGCCTTTTCAGGCCCGCCATTCCTTCCGCAGGATGGCGTACTGCATCGTGTTCTCGAAGATGGGGTTCCCGTCGCCATCCGTCGTGAAGGAAATGAACTCCAGGAACAGCCCTTCCTTCCGCATGCCGAGCTTTTCGCACAGGCGCTGGGACGCGACGTTGGTCTCCTCGACATAGGCGTAGAGGCGGCGGGCCTGCCGCACCGTGAACAGATGCTCGAAGAGGGCCCGCGCGGCCTCCGTGGCGTATCCGGCTCCCGCGACATCCGCGTTGAAGTTCCAGCCGACGGTGTAGGTGTCCGGCGGCTCGGGCACCTGGAACACGTCTCCGATCACCCGGCCGCTGCTTCGCAGGCACACGGCGATGTGCTCGTCGCTTCGGCTGCGGGCTTCCACCTCCGCGGCCGCCGCGTCGAGATCGTCCAGCTTGAGCGAGAGGAAGCAACTCGCCCGGGGGTGACGCAGATAGGCGAGCAGATCGGGCGCGTCCCCCTCCCGGAAGGGCCTCAGGATCAGACGGTCCGTGGTGATGGGGTCCATGTTCGTCCCTGCGGAAAGGGCTGGAGCCGGAACCCGGCAGTTCATGAGCCGGTCAATTTTGCCGCCCGGCACCTTCGTGTCACCAGGAATTCCACGTAGGCGTTTGATTGTCCAGCATATTCAAGGTTGCACAAAACTTGCTTGTCGGATCTCCAACCCATCGGTCACGAGAAGCCGTCATGCAAATCTCCAATTATATCAGCGAGGTCACCCGCGTCGTCTCCAAGTTCACGGCGAAGAACGAGAAGACCGAACCGGAGAAGGAGGCGAGCGGCGTCAGCGCCGCCGACGCCTTCCTCAAGGAGGCGCGGAAGACGCCGGCCCAACGCATCCGCGACCAGCTGCTCGCCCGCATGAAGCTGGACGAGGAGTCCCTCGCCGAGATGCCGCCGGAAAAGCGGGCCGCGGTCGAGAAGCAGATCGCCGAGGAACTGAAGCGCCAGCTGACCGGCGAGAAGGACCGTCGCGGCGCGGCGGTCGACCTGACCGCCTGACGCCGTTCAGGCCGGGGGCGAGTAGCCGAAAACCCGCAGCGCGTCCTGAAGGTCGGGAAGGACGCGCTCGACCGCCGCCTCGCCCTCGCGGATGCAGTCGTCGGCCCGATCGAACTCCGACAGGCCGATGTGCCCCAGCCGCGGGGTGATGTGCACGTCCGGCGGCTCGCCCGCCAGACGGGAGCGCGCGATGCGGTCGGTGACGATGCCCAACGAGGAGATCATCACGCCGAACAGGCTCGGCCCCTCGTAATCGCGCCGGAAGATGCGGCGGCTCAGCGCGCCGATGGGCACGCGGAAGCCGGCGCGGGGCCTGGTCTCGCCATCCGGCCCCTGCTCCTCGTCGATCAGCTTGAGGAGGTCGAACCCCGCCGCGGTCGGCACGGCGGCGCCGGGGCGCCGCGACTTGCCGATGATGTCGGCGGCCAGATTCACCGCGATGACCATCTGGGCGCCCAGGGCCCGGCAGGCCGACACCGGCACCGGGTTGACCAGGGCGCCGTCGACCATCCAGCGCCCCTCGAACCGCACCGGCGGGAAGACGCCGGGCAGGGAGAAGGAGGCGCGCAGCGCGTCCACCAGCGGGCCGTTGCGCATCCACACCTCGTGCCCGGTGACCAGATCGGTGGCGATGGCGGCAAAAGGGCTGGACAGTTCCTCGATCAGGACGTCGCCGAGATGGTGGCGCATCTCGGCCACCAGCCGGTCCCCGCCGATCAGCCCGCCGCCCTGGCGAAGCCGCAGGTCCAGATAGCCGACGATCTTCATCCGGGTCAGGCTGCGCGTCCACTCCTCCAGCGCGTCGAGCTTGCCGGCGAGATGGACGCCGCCGACCAGCGCCCCCACCGAGCTGCCGCAGACGATGTCCGCCTCGATCCCGTAACGCCTCAGCGCCCGCAGGACGCCGATGTGCGCCCAGCCCCGCGCCACCCCGGCGCCCAGCGCCAGACCGATGCGCGGCCGGTGGTGCTGCCGGCCGTATCCGTTTCCGAGACCCTGTCCGTTTCCGCCGTCCGCCGCCATGGCGCCTCCTTTGCACAGGGTGGAGCGCGTGCCGGCCGCCATGGTGCCACCCGACCGGTTAAGGAAGCTTGATCGGTTCCGCCCCGGTGGACAAGCCCGAGCGGACAAGGCCCGGTGAATCAAGGCTTGATGGACAAGCACGGGCGCCATCGGCTAAGCCATCGCGATTGCGCTACAGGAAGACGTGCACGTGAGCAAGAAGAGCGGAGAACGGCTGCGTCTCGACGCGGCGACGGAGCGGCTGGTCGGCCGCATGCTGCGGGAATGGGTGCGCCCCTACAGCGGCAAGCTGATGCTGTCCTTCCTGCTGATGGCCGTGGTGGCGGCGGCGACCGGCGCCTATCCGCTGCTGATCGACCAGGCCTATTCGATGTTCTCCGAGCAGGACCGGGGCATGCTGCTGGTCATCCCGCTCCTGATCATCGTGGTCACGGCGGTCAAGGCGCTGTCCATGTATTCCCAGACGGTGGTGACCACCGACATCGTGCAGCGGATCATCACCGACGTGCGGCTGTCGATGTTCGACCACCTGCTGCGGTCCGACACCGCCCAGCTTCACGCCGCGCCCACCGGCACGCTGACCTCCCGCTTCATCAGCGACGTGGACCTGATCCGCAACGCCCTGTCACGGACCCTGACCGGGCTGGTGCGCGACATCCTGACGGTGATCGCGCTGGTCGGGTCGATGTTCTATCTCGACTGGGTGCTGTCGCTGATCGTCTTCCTGATCTATCCGATCGCCGCCATTCCCATCGTCAACATCGGCAAGCGGCTGCGCCGCGTCTCGCGCGACACCCAGGCGCAGATGGGCGACATGACCGCCCTGCTGACGGAAAGCCTGGCCGGCGCCCGCATGGTCAAGACCTACTCCCTGGAGGAGTACGAGCGCGCCCGTGCCGCCCGCGCCTTCGAGGACAATTTCGCCCTGACCATGAAGGCGACCCGCGCCCGCTCGCGCATCGACCCGATGATGGAGGTTCTGGGCGGCGCCGCGGTGGCCGGGGTGATCGCCTTCGCGGGCTACCGCATGGCCATGGGCGAGGGGTCGGTCGGCGCCTTTTCCGGCTTCGTCGGCGCGCTCCTGATGGCGGCGCAGCCGGTGCGGGCCATCGGCACGCTGAACGCCGTGCTTCAGGAGGGGTTGGCCGCCGCCCAGCGCATCTTCGAGCTGGTGGACGAGAAGCCGACCATCACCGAGCAGCCCGGCGCCAAGCCGCTGGCGGTGGAGCGCGCCGCCGTGTCCTTGCGCGGCGTCCGCTTCGCCTACGAGGAGGGGACGGAGACGCTGAAGGGCGTCGACCTGGAGGTTCCGGCGGGGGCGACGGTGGCCCTGGTCGGGCGCAGCGGCGCCGGCAAGTCCACCGTGTTCAACCTGATCCCGCGCCTCTACGACGCCACCGGCGGGCAGGTGCTGATCGACGGGCAGGACGTGCGGGCGGTGACGCTGAAGAGCCTGCGCGGCGTGATCTCTCTGGTCAGCCAGGACACGGTGCTGTTCAACGACACGGTGCGGGCCAACATCGCCTTCGGGCGGCTGGACGCCCCATTCGACGACATCGTGGCCGCCGCGAAGGCCGCCGCCGCGCATGACTTCGTCGCCCGGCTGC
This genomic stretch from Azospirillum sp. TSH58 harbors:
- a CDS encoding bifunctional diguanylate cyclase/phosphodiesterase, which encodes MHQASFALVYADAGRRCLFANPVFAAVLRTSPEALVGRPLAEFDHPLARAVAQALERSGQTGEAAPVDCEVERSDGGRGVLTGCVLPHRTGDGAHGFLGLFQDVTDPARIADFVLRRDPFVTTLLDAAVDGVVVADRHGIIRTVNRSCRDLFGYDEEELIGRNVSVLMPPPFSRDHDKYIGSYLETERAKIIGIGRDALGRRKDGAVFPIHLSVGQARLARDVVFVGIIRDISERLAAEQRATYLARHDPLTGVLTRTAFLEECEAVLAAPFPGQEGGLFALYALDVDQFSDINEAFGFHVGDAALKAMVSRVTEVLPQQTYVCRIAADEFAALSRVESAEQAETLADLLHDRLTASIYADRHWVRLRLSIGAAVQDADIRTLEELNAKAKLALQAAQHNGGNAVCFYTPEMAAAATRRMFLTMHLAHAIERNELHMAYQPIVEARSGRIVGAEALLRWNQHTLGPVSPGEFIPVAEESGLIVPITDWVLTAVVDQMAVWEKAGTLPKQIFINISGPQFLRGNLSARLEELLGRHPELRGRLGLEITEQAAVRDLKAAVQTLTELEAIDVQVAIDDFGSGYSSLSYVQQLPVSKLKIDRAFMADIPDNLKNGALVRAAVGMAHGLGLVTVAEGVETEEQRDFLVSVGCDLLQGYLFGRPAAPDAFAAMIRAQQPAMA
- a CDS encoding potassium/proton antiporter, with the protein product METASTIILIGSSLLIVSILTSYLALRIGTPLLLIFLGVGLFAGIDGVGGISFNDADSAFLIGSIALAVILFESGLDTKLSSYRAAAWPALSLATFGVAITSGVIGVAAHGLLGLPWIESFLVGAAVSSTDAAAVFFLLRVGGITIRDRVRSTLEIESGSNDPTAILLTAMLVEAALHGWGTPLELAGFLVKQIAGGAVLGVLGGAGLAAFINKARLDPGLNPVVTLAFALFLFAGTNELGGSGFLAVYAAGLVAGNVKLRGALGLRQFHSGLTWLSQIVMFVMLGLFATPHDFGAIALPALALAVLLILLARPLAVWLCLLPFRFSANEKTFMAWVGLRGAVSMLLALVPILGDLPGGQVIFNTAFLVVIVSLAVQGWTIGPMARWLKLIVPPRRGPVERFELELPGGADQEMVAYTVHPKSPAARGQRTPRFARPSLVIRDGRVVPLHKARTLQAGDMVYLFTPPSQLPLIDKLFAESRPLDQDDRAFYGDLALNPDATVEQIAEMYGLPLSLANAQRSLRDLLRNEFGGNCELGDRMRMGGVELIVRDMQEGQITSVGLALEPSAMDKPRVPLFQGPERLWQTVRSWWSKRSFRRWQRRETRRERLPAPVMDAPALTGKEPERLEG
- a CDS encoding porin, which gives rise to MFRIRRIPAPPLISLPLVSLPLALLTLVLSSAAATAGALPDLDRTAAGGGATPIRFDKKAIDLGGWGALEVGQTESASRRMVVTTPVRDQWFSDPVFMNDGAFGGPDARATYYSPGLHGFNIGLGYTPVRTELGAADPLARHVVEGVVRHDGRLGKARLRITAGAGKAAVAKDRGTPRRSWVVGGQVTLPGVTVGAGYREQLPDGGAARRTLNAGLYLEQGTPLRGWTVMGRLAHTQVGTEAPQEAWSTGLRFRMSPKVSVTADLGTMTYGGDPSDSTMLRVGTRVLF
- a CDS encoding GNAT family N-acetyltransferase, which gives rise to MDPITTDRLILRPFREGDAPDLLAYLRHPRASCFLSLKLDDLDAAAAEVEARSRSDEHIAVCLRSSGRVIGDVFQVPEPPDTYTVGWNFNADVAGAGYATEAARALFEHLFTVRQARRLYAYVEETNVASQRLCEKLGMRKEGLFLEFISFTTDGDGNPIFENTMQYAILRKEWRA
- a CDS encoding patatin-like phospholipase family protein, producing the protein MAAGTRSTLCKGGAMAADGGNGQGLGNGYGRQHHRPRIGLALGAGVARGWAHIGVLRALRRYGIEADIVCGSSVGALVGGVHLAGKLDALEEWTRSLTRMKIVGYLDLRLRQGGGLIGGDRLVAEMRHHLGDVLIEELSSPFAAIATDLVTGHEVWMRNGPLVDALRASFSLPGVFPPVRFEGRWMVDGALVNPVPVSACRALGAQMVIAVNLAADIIGKSRRPGAAVPTAAGFDLLKLIDEEQGPDGETRPRAGFRVPIGALSRRIFRRDYEGPSLFGVMISSLGIVTDRIARSRLAGEPPDVHITPRLGHIGLSEFDRADDCIREGEAAVERVLPDLQDALRVFGYSPPA
- a CDS encoding ABC transporter ATP-binding protein, translating into MSKKSGERLRLDAATERLVGRMLREWVRPYSGKLMLSFLLMAVVAAATGAYPLLIDQAYSMFSEQDRGMLLVIPLLIIVVTAVKALSMYSQTVVTTDIVQRIITDVRLSMFDHLLRSDTAQLHAAPTGTLTSRFISDVDLIRNALSRTLTGLVRDILTVIALVGSMFYLDWVLSLIVFLIYPIAAIPIVNIGKRLRRVSRDTQAQMGDMTALLTESLAGARMVKTYSLEEYERARAARAFEDNFALTMKATRARSRIDPMMEVLGGAAVAGVIAFAGYRMAMGEGSVGAFSGFVGALLMAAQPVRAIGTLNAVLQEGLAAAQRIFELVDEKPTITEQPGAKPLAVERAAVSLRGVRFAYEEGTETLKGVDLEVPAGATVALVGRSGAGKSTVFNLIPRLYDATGGQVLIDGQDVRAVTLKSLRGVISLVSQDTVLFNDTVRANIAFGRLDAPFDDIVAAAKAAAAHDFVARLPEGYDTVIGDRGVKLSGGERQRLALARAFLKDAPILLLDEATSALDSESERLVQGALERLTQGRTTLVIAHRLATVRNADRIVVMEGGRILEQGTHDALIAQNGTYARLCKLQFGEDGEAALLAP